A DNA window from Legionella sp. MW5194 contains the following coding sequences:
- a CDS encoding cytochrome ubiquinol oxidase subunit I, translating to MGVELLSRIQFGFSIGFHILFPTLNLGLAVFLIIMEGLWLKTGNSDYLKICKLWTKIFALTFGMGVVSGIVLAYQIGTNFGPFISEFGNVLGALFAYETLTAFFLEAGFLGIMLFGWQRVPPWLHFTATILVALGTTVSAFWILSANSWMQTPSGYQLMDGKYIVASWWAVVFNPSFIPRFIHMLLASYVTTSFVIIAVSAYYLLNDKAVALAKKCLSFALWSALILVPLQIAVGDLVGLTIHEHQPIKTAAMEGLWTTQKGAPLVVFALPSQEKQQNDYAVTIPKLASFINTHDWDGQMTGLDTVPRQDQPRVAAVFFSFRIMVGIGLLMLFTALVGLYLRVRKTLYTSRWFHYLSLGLAPLGFVASVAGWLTAELGRQPWVVYGLLRTSEAVSAIGLEEVIISFVLLVLAYGIVFGFYLYYLLKLIGRGPEEAEQDKPEHHAFQYMTDLSREDN from the coding sequence ATGGGTGTAGAGCTTCTGTCGCGAATTCAATTTGGATTTAGCATCGGGTTTCATATTCTGTTTCCTACATTGAACCTGGGGTTGGCGGTATTCCTGATTATCATGGAAGGCCTGTGGCTTAAGACAGGAAACAGCGACTACCTTAAAATTTGTAAGTTATGGACTAAAATTTTTGCCCTCACCTTTGGTATGGGCGTTGTTTCAGGGATTGTGCTCGCCTATCAGATAGGCACCAATTTTGGTCCGTTTATCAGTGAATTTGGCAATGTTCTCGGTGCACTGTTTGCCTACGAGACACTGACTGCTTTTTTCCTCGAGGCTGGTTTTTTAGGCATTATGTTGTTTGGCTGGCAACGGGTTCCACCCTGGCTGCATTTTACCGCGACCATCCTGGTCGCTCTGGGAACAACCGTTTCTGCTTTTTGGATTTTATCGGCCAATTCCTGGATGCAGACGCCCAGCGGCTATCAGCTCATGGATGGCAAATACATCGTTGCCAGCTGGTGGGCTGTTGTGTTTAACCCCTCCTTTATTCCTCGCTTCATTCACATGCTGCTGGCTTCTTACGTGACGACCTCGTTTGTGATTATTGCCGTATCCGCTTATTACCTCTTAAACGATAAAGCCGTTGCGCTTGCGAAAAAATGCCTTTCGTTCGCATTGTGGTCAGCTTTAATCCTCGTCCCCCTGCAAATTGCTGTGGGTGATTTGGTTGGATTAACGATCCACGAGCATCAACCCATTAAAACCGCCGCGATGGAGGGGCTTTGGACGACTCAAAAGGGTGCCCCGCTGGTGGTCTTTGCCTTGCCGTCGCAGGAAAAGCAACAAAATGATTATGCCGTCACCATTCCCAAGTTGGCGAGCTTCATCAATACGCATGATTGGGATGGGCAAATGACCGGTCTTGACACCGTCCCTCGACAGGACCAACCACGGGTTGCCGCCGTGTTTTTTTCCTTCCGCATCATGGTGGGCATTGGCCTGCTCATGCTGTTTACGGCGTTGGTAGGCCTCTATTTGCGTGTAAGGAAAACGCTTTACACCAGTCGATGGTTTCATTATCTGAGTTTAGGTTTAGCCCCTTTGGGTTTTGTAGCCAGCGTTGCGGGTTGGTTAACAGCTGAACTAGGCCGTCAGCCCTGGGTGGTTTATGGGCTATTGCGTACCTCTGAGGCCGTATCGGCAATTGGATTGGAAGAGGTGATCATTTCGTTTGTTTTATTAGTCCTGGCTTATGGCATTGTTTTCGGTTTTTATCTGTATTATCTCCTGAAATTAATAGGCCGCGGCCCCGAGGAGGCTGAACAGGATAAACCCGAACACCATGCCTTCCAGTACATGACTGATTTATCACGGGAGGATAACTAA
- the cydB gene encoding cytochrome d ubiquinol oxidase subunit II: MLPLIFAFLLAFIVIMYVILDGFDLGVGILFPFTANESERDQMMNSIAPVWDGNETWLVFGGAILYGGFPQVYGLLLPILYMPLMLMLIALIFRGVSFEFRFKAEQSKPLWNWLFSISSLAAAFFQGVVLGCFVQGFPINEAQMTINDADWLTPFSLLTGVALVSGYGLLGATWMIIKSSGSLQKNMTHYAKGLLIIVSLFLLFVSIWTPLHNTEIFNRWYSFPNVILLSPLPLITLVAIVLAWKNLAAGHERNPFLYSIVIFFCAYAGIALSVYPYLIPHQVTLWEAAAPDSTLRFILVGVCIMLPVLLAYTLYAYHLFRGKSQDNYH, from the coding sequence ATGTTGCCATTAATCTTTGCCTTCCTGCTTGCTTTTATTGTGATCATGTACGTTATTCTGGACGGATTTGATTTGGGAGTCGGCATTTTATTTCCCTTTACTGCCAATGAAAGCGAGCGGGATCAGATGATGAATTCCATTGCGCCTGTCTGGGACGGCAATGAAACCTGGCTGGTTTTTGGCGGGGCCATTCTTTATGGCGGTTTCCCGCAGGTGTATGGCCTGTTGCTTCCCATTTTGTACATGCCTCTGATGCTGATGCTGATTGCCCTTATCTTTCGTGGGGTCAGTTTCGAGTTTCGTTTTAAAGCAGAGCAGTCAAAGCCGTTATGGAATTGGTTGTTTTCGATCAGTTCTTTGGCTGCGGCCTTTTTTCAAGGGGTGGTGCTCGGTTGCTTTGTCCAGGGCTTTCCCATCAATGAAGCGCAAATGACGATTAATGATGCGGATTGGCTGACTCCCTTCAGTTTGTTAACGGGGGTTGCCTTGGTGAGCGGCTACGGGCTTTTGGGCGCCACGTGGATGATTATCAAAAGCAGCGGTTCCCTGCAAAAAAACATGACCCATTATGCCAAGGGCCTGTTGATTATCGTCAGCCTCTTCTTATTGTTTGTCAGCATCTGGACGCCGCTTCACAACACTGAGATTTTTAATCGCTGGTATAGCTTCCCCAATGTCATTTTATTAAGCCCCTTACCCTTAATAACCCTTGTTGCCATTGTCCTGGCCTGGAAAAATTTAGCCGCAGGCCATGAAAGAAACCCCTTCCTGTACAGTATTGTTATCTTTTTCTGCGCTTACGCCGGCATTGCCTTAAGCGTCTACCCTTACTTAATCCCCCATCAGGTCACCCTCTGGGAAGCCGCAGCCCCCGATTCCACTTTGCGTTTTATTCTGGTTGGAGTCTGTATCATGCTGCCAGTACTTCTGGCTTATACGTTGTATGCCTATCATTTGTTCCGAGGCAAATCTCAGGACAACTACCATTGA
- a CDS encoding DUF2878 domain-containing protein, translating into MTKKAIGIILHGALYYLSWIACVYFAHREAPWTGPLLTLFLLLIQALWEKVNGVNLARPLLFTLCFGVLGAVVDSVWLWAGLIVYKANPWAPYVAAPWIIALWLSFAFYLIVTYETLFTYYKTVGFLALTGVPIAYWLGVKIGAALPLHPWFYIILGCFWAMALPLSLWVYHARIQSAPQW; encoded by the coding sequence GTGACAAAAAAAGCCATTGGAATCATTTTACATGGGGCGCTTTATTACCTGAGCTGGATAGCCTGTGTTTATTTTGCTCATAGGGAAGCCCCCTGGACGGGTCCGCTCCTTACGCTATTCTTGCTGTTGATACAAGCACTCTGGGAGAAAGTGAATGGCGTTAATCTCGCCCGTCCGCTGCTCTTCACGCTGTGTTTTGGTGTGTTGGGCGCTGTTGTCGACAGCGTGTGGCTATGGGCAGGCCTCATTGTCTACAAAGCCAATCCTTGGGCGCCTTACGTGGCCGCGCCCTGGATTATCGCCCTTTGGTTAAGCTTTGCCTTTTACCTGATTGTGACCTATGAAACGCTGTTCACCTATTACAAAACAGTCGGCTTCCTCGCCCTGACCGGCGTGCCCATTGCTTATTGGCTCGGAGTAAAAATCGGCGCGGCCTTGCCTCTTCATCCCTGGTTTTACATCATCCTGGGTTGTTTTTGGGCCATGGCTTTACCGCTTTCTCTTTGGGTTTACCATGCCCGAATACAATCCGCGCCTCAATGGTAG
- a CDS encoding SDR family NAD(P)-dependent oxidoreductase, translating to MAHYLVIAASSAIGQAVTEALLAQGDTVFTTARDESKITPDAVLDASDFSAVEAVFRRAGDIQGVVNCSGSLLLKAAHVTTQEQYQSVMNASLTTAFATVRAAGLTMKQGGSVVLISSAAATVGLANHEAIAAAKSALIGLARSAAATYANANLRFNVVAPGLVASPLTAGLLNNELALNASKAMHPLGRVGHPDDIARAILFLMDPQNNWITGQVLGVDGGLSAVRAKMKM from the coding sequence ATGGCTCATTATTTGGTGATTGCAGCAAGCAGCGCGATTGGTCAGGCGGTAACCGAGGCCTTGCTCGCACAGGGAGATACGGTTTTTACTACCGCCCGTGATGAAAGCAAAATAACACCGGACGCCGTTCTTGATGCGTCTGATTTTAGTGCCGTGGAAGCCGTGTTCAGGCGGGCCGGTGACATTCAGGGGGTGGTGAATTGCAGCGGTTCATTGCTGCTTAAAGCGGCTCATGTGACCACTCAGGAGCAATACCAGTCCGTGATGAATGCGTCATTGACCACGGCCTTTGCGACCGTGCGGGCGGCCGGCTTGACCATGAAACAGGGCGGCTCGGTGGTGCTGATTTCCTCTGCTGCGGCCACCGTCGGCTTGGCAAACCATGAAGCCATTGCGGCGGCGAAATCCGCATTGATTGGTCTGGCGCGCTCGGCCGCAGCCACGTATGCCAATGCCAATCTTCGCTTCAATGTTGTGGCTCCCGGCCTGGTTGCCTCGCCTCTAACGGCAGGTTTATTAAACAATGAGCTTGCATTGAACGCTTCAAAAGCCATGCACCCCCTGGGAAGAGTAGGGCATCCGGATGACATTGCCCGAGCCATTCTTTTTTTAATGGATCCACAGAATAACTGGATAACAGGCCAGGTTCTCGGCGTCGACGGCGGATTAAGTGCTGTGCGTGCGAAAATGAAAATGTAA
- a CDS encoding cryptochrome/photolyase family protein, whose protein sequence is MSTLCFVLGDQLTHSLHALQGLDKQHDVVFLCEVMEEATYVRHHPQKIAFLFSAMRHFAHELKADGYRVRYVQLDDPANTGTFDDELKRAVAEEKVTRLVLTRPGEWRVWQKFSSWKKELPLPVQVFKDNRFLCSIQDFKSWAQERKQLRMEYFYRDMRKRYHLLMATDNQPEGGRWNYDADNRKPLKQPPDLPQRLIHVNDDITLSVLNLVKNRFQDHFGTLKAFNMAVTRAQALDEACYFIDHYLPAFGPYQDAMMTGEATLYHSKLSGYLNAGLLLPLELCQWVEKAYLNKRVALNTAEGYIRQVLGWREFVRGVYWLCMPNYAKLNYLEAKRPLPSFYWGGPTRMHCLSEVVSHTREYAYSHHIQRLMVTGNFALLAGLNPEDVCAWYLAVYADAYEWVELPNTLGMALFADGGIMASKPYAASGKYIQRMSNFCQSCAYDPNETLGQTACPFNSLYWNFLHTHRQKLQKNPRLHYAYLNWEKLTNEKQTAILSQAEQYLRQLADDAL, encoded by the coding sequence ATGTCGACTTTATGTTTTGTTTTAGGGGATCAATTAACGCATTCACTGCACGCCCTGCAAGGCCTTGATAAGCAGCACGATGTTGTTTTTCTCTGTGAAGTGATGGAGGAAGCCACTTACGTCAGGCATCATCCCCAAAAAATCGCGTTTCTGTTTTCAGCCATGCGTCATTTTGCTCACGAATTGAAGGCGGATGGCTACAGAGTACGTTATGTCCAATTGGATGATCCGGCAAATACGGGAACCTTTGACGACGAGTTAAAAAGGGCTGTCGCTGAGGAAAAGGTGACGCGCCTCGTTTTAACCCGTCCAGGTGAATGGCGTGTCTGGCAAAAATTTTCCTCATGGAAAAAAGAATTGCCTCTGCCAGTCCAGGTGTTCAAGGATAACCGCTTTCTATGCTCAATTCAGGACTTTAAATCCTGGGCTCAGGAAAGAAAACAATTACGAATGGAGTATTTTTATCGCGACATGCGAAAAAGGTATCACCTCTTAATGGCGACGGATAATCAGCCTGAAGGCGGGCGATGGAACTATGATGCTGACAATCGCAAGCCTTTAAAACAGCCGCCTGATCTCCCTCAACGGTTAATTCACGTAAACGATGACATAACCCTTTCTGTTTTAAATTTGGTCAAAAATCGCTTTCAAGATCATTTCGGTACACTCAAGGCCTTTAACATGGCGGTTACCCGAGCACAGGCTTTAGACGAAGCGTGTTATTTCATTGACCACTACCTGCCTGCTTTTGGTCCTTATCAGGACGCCATGATGACGGGCGAGGCAACGCTTTATCACTCCAAATTATCGGGCTATCTCAATGCCGGGCTGCTATTGCCTCTTGAACTGTGCCAGTGGGTTGAGAAGGCCTACCTTAATAAAAGAGTGGCTTTAAATACGGCGGAAGGCTATATTCGGCAGGTATTGGGTTGGCGAGAATTTGTGCGTGGGGTTTATTGGTTATGTATGCCGAATTACGCAAAACTCAATTACCTTGAGGCCAAAAGGCCGTTGCCGTCCTTTTACTGGGGAGGACCGACCCGCATGCATTGCCTCAGTGAAGTCGTATCTCACACGCGTGAATACGCTTATTCGCATCATATCCAGCGGCTAATGGTGACTGGCAATTTCGCCTTGCTGGCTGGGCTTAACCCCGAGGACGTCTGCGCCTGGTATCTGGCCGTTTATGCCGATGCGTATGAATGGGTGGAGTTACCTAATACGCTGGGTATGGCTCTGTTTGCTGATGGCGGTATAATGGCCAGTAAACCGTATGCAGCCAGCGGCAAGTACATCCAGCGAATGAGCAATTTTTGTCAATCCTGTGCGTACGATCCCAATGAGACGCTAGGGCAGACCGCCTGTCCGTTCAATTCGCTTTACTGGAACTTCCTCCATACTCATCGTCAAAAATTACAAAAAAACCCACGCCTTCATTATGCTTACCTGAATTGGGAAAAACTGACTAACGAGAAACAGACAGCTATTCTTTCCCAGGCTGAACAGTATCTGAGGCAACTGGCCGATGATGCCTTATAA
- a CDS encoding glutathione S-transferase N-terminal domain-containing protein, with amino-acid sequence MYTLYSFATPNGFKPTILLEELQVPYQIKSVNIREGEQFKPDFLAISPNNKIPALHDSDNDFHLFESVAILEYLAEKHGQFLPTALKPKFNVLQWCYFQVGSVGPMFGQYGHFTVYAPEQVPYAKKRYSDEVLRLIAVMDKQLMQQDFIAGHDYTIADMAIWPWIYCYEVFYKTPLDDKQFPHLANWYHSLGKRPAIEAALAAYEQA; translated from the coding sequence ATGTACACGCTTTATTCATTCGCTACGCCCAATGGCTTTAAACCCACCATTCTGCTTGAGGAATTGCAAGTTCCTTATCAAATAAAGTCGGTGAATATCCGCGAAGGGGAGCAATTCAAGCCCGACTTTTTAGCGATTTCTCCCAACAACAAAATTCCCGCCCTGCATGACAGCGACAATGATTTTCATTTGTTTGAAAGCGTCGCCATCCTTGAATACCTGGCGGAAAAGCACGGTCAATTTTTACCCACGGCCTTAAAGCCCAAATTTAACGTGCTGCAATGGTGTTATTTTCAGGTGGGCAGCGTAGGACCCATGTTCGGGCAATATGGACATTTTACCGTTTATGCTCCTGAGCAGGTTCCTTATGCAAAAAAACGCTACAGCGATGAAGTGTTGCGCCTTATCGCGGTCATGGATAAGCAGCTCATGCAACAGGATTTCATCGCCGGTCACGACTACACCATTGCTGACATGGCGATCTGGCCCTGGATTTATTGTTATGAAGTCTTTTACAAAACACCCCTCGATGACAAGCAGTTTCCCCATCTCGCCAACTGGTATCATTCCTTAGGCAAGCGCCCCGCCATTGAAGCAGCCCTTGCTGCCTATGAGCAAGCGTAA
- a CDS encoding phytanoyl-CoA dioxygenase family protein, whose amino-acid sequence MLLQAANDFAQHGAVCLRQLLNAQQIHRLRQGIELNLAALSPRAKVASRPDDPGFFVEDFCTWQHNVFYQQVIFDSPLGEVAAQLMKSRQVRLYHDHLLVKEPRTRQPTPWHQDQPYYNVSGHQNISFWIPADPVSRASTLEFVAGSHRGPWLMPRTFMDNQAKWFPEGSLAELPDIDAARENFPILGWAVEPGDVVCFHMLTLHAAGGVDATRRRVFSLRFLGDDMVYAPRSWATSPDFPGLNDELTAGSALDHPLFPLVWQENETISNMDIRPL is encoded by the coding sequence ATGCTTCTGCAGGCGGCGAATGATTTTGCACAGCACGGGGCGGTTTGCCTGCGGCAATTGCTCAATGCACAGCAGATTCACCGATTGCGGCAGGGCATTGAGCTCAATTTAGCTGCCTTAAGTCCCCGCGCTAAAGTAGCCAGCCGTCCGGATGATCCCGGCTTTTTCGTTGAAGATTTCTGCACCTGGCAACACAATGTTTTTTATCAACAGGTTATTTTTGATTCCCCTCTCGGTGAAGTCGCTGCTCAGTTGATGAAAAGCCGTCAGGTCAGGCTTTATCATGATCACCTGCTGGTCAAGGAGCCTCGCACCCGTCAACCGACGCCCTGGCATCAGGATCAACCCTACTATAATGTCAGCGGCCATCAGAATATCAGCTTCTGGATTCCTGCGGACCCGGTCAGCCGTGCATCGACTCTGGAATTTGTCGCCGGCTCTCATCGCGGGCCCTGGCTGATGCCGCGAACGTTCATGGATAATCAGGCCAAATGGTTTCCGGAAGGATCGCTCGCAGAATTGCCTGATATTGACGCAGCACGCGAGAATTTTCCCATTCTGGGTTGGGCGGTTGAGCCTGGCGATGTCGTGTGTTTCCATATGCTGACCCTGCATGCGGCCGGTGGCGTAGACGCCACGCGAAGGCGGGTTTTTTCGCTTCGCTTTCTTGGCGATGACATGGTGTATGCCCCGCGAAGCTGGGCCACCTCACCGGATTTTCCAGGCCTCAATGACGAGCTGACCGCAGGCTCAGCGCTTGACCATCCCCTCTTTCCCCTTGTCTGGCAGGAGAACGAAACTATTTCCAACATGGACATCCGTCCGCTATAG
- a CDS encoding twin transmembrane helix small protein yields MTKVVIILAMLIILISLGSGLFFLIRDEGKTTRTVKALSWRIGLSLALFIFLIVAFSQGWIQPHSV; encoded by the coding sequence ATGACTAAAGTTGTTATCATCCTTGCCATGCTCATCATTCTGATTTCTCTGGGCAGCGGCCTTTTTTTCTTAATCCGGGATGAGGGGAAAACAACGCGCACCGTCAAAGCCCTAAGCTGGCGCATTGGCCTGTCGCTCGCGCTTTTTATCTTCCTTATTGTGGCATTCAGCCAGGGCTGGATACAGCCTCACTCCGTTTAG
- a CDS encoding SURF1 family protein: protein MEQSLKNFQLKYHNLNIGGYTLTLINSVTRVTRFYLIMTHLFSGNYQFAPKWGMTLLAVIVAASLAGLGYWQIARAHEKEHTLELEAQRAQKPVVDWQPDSPPPAQYQRIRVQGRFLPTVFLLDNQFYDHAFGYHVFNPLLLENGQLVLVDRGWVKGSLHRNQLPEVTTPRQRSVIAGRVYYPSTKQWVLGDAIEQKKDKYYVIEKIDAKLVSQVLHKSVYPFIIRLNKNAANGYVREWPVVTLSPQRHYGYAVQWFAMALAVLVIYIVLNLKKTHEKN from the coding sequence ATGGAACAATCCTTAAAAAACTTTCAATTAAAATACCACAATTTGAACATCGGGGGGTATACTCTCACTCTGATTAACAGCGTGACAAGAGTAACCCGCTTCTATTTAATTATGACTCATTTATTCTCTGGTAATTATCAATTCGCACCCAAATGGGGCATGACCCTGCTGGCGGTGATTGTGGCCGCATCGCTTGCAGGCCTTGGCTATTGGCAAATTGCCCGGGCCCATGAAAAAGAGCACACGCTTGAACTTGAAGCCCAACGTGCCCAAAAACCGGTCGTTGACTGGCAGCCTGATAGCCCGCCTCCTGCTCAGTATCAGCGTATTCGCGTACAGGGCAGGTTTCTCCCCACCGTGTTTTTACTGGATAATCAATTTTATGATCACGCGTTTGGCTACCACGTTTTCAATCCCTTATTGCTTGAAAATGGCCAGCTTGTTTTAGTTGACAGAGGATGGGTTAAAGGCAGCCTTCATCGTAACCAGTTACCCGAAGTGACAACACCGCGACAGCGTTCAGTCATTGCCGGCCGTGTTTATTATCCGTCGACTAAGCAGTGGGTATTGGGTGATGCTATTGAGCAGAAAAAAGACAAATATTATGTTATCGAAAAAATTGATGCAAAGTTAGTCAGCCAAGTTTTGCATAAATCAGTCTATCCGTTTATCATTCGCCTCAATAAAAATGCTGCGAACGGGTACGTTCGTGAATGGCCGGTCGTGACCCTGTCTCCGCAACGTCATTATGGCTATGCGGTACAATGGTTTGCCATGGCCCTCGCGGTATTGGTAATTTATATCGTACTGAATCTTAAGAAAACCCATGAAAAAAACTAA
- a CDS encoding heme A synthase, which yields MQTKTSRYAAVLAVALALFVVMLGAYTRLTDAGLGCPDWPGCYGHLVLPSAKPALTAAQQSYPDSPIESRKAWTEMAHRYAAGTLALVIVFLGCRAMVFRLKEKATPWVLPAILIGLVIFQAALGMWTVTMKLLPVVVMAHLLGGIVIFSCLSCLCLQSFNTASPALPQWRFAAGLGLIIVLIQIALGGWVSSNYAGIACIGFPQCNGQWIPALHFTQGFNLFSPVGANYQGGVLDNEVRVTIQTIHRLWALVTAVYVIGLSAMMLARVSYKTLRLLAIAALVLVAAQFTLGVLNVLYLLPLGVAVLHNGVAALLMATVFMMFYLTMREQRDAG from the coding sequence ATGCAGACAAAAACCAGCCGTTATGCCGCCGTCCTGGCGGTTGCCTTAGCCTTGTTTGTGGTCATGCTTGGGGCCTACACGCGTTTGACGGATGCGGGACTGGGTTGTCCCGACTGGCCCGGATGTTATGGGCATCTCGTCCTGCCGAGCGCTAAACCCGCATTGACCGCCGCCCAGCAATCGTATCCCGATAGCCCCATTGAGTCGCGCAAGGCCTGGACAGAGATGGCGCATCGCTACGCGGCGGGGACTCTGGCTTTAGTCATTGTTTTTTTAGGATGCCGCGCGATGGTATTCCGTTTAAAAGAGAAAGCAACACCCTGGGTGTTGCCAGCGATCCTAATCGGGCTGGTTATTTTTCAGGCCGCACTCGGTATGTGGACGGTGACGATGAAACTCTTGCCGGTGGTGGTGATGGCCCACCTCCTTGGCGGGATCGTTATTTTTTCCTGCTTAAGCTGCCTTTGCCTCCAATCCTTTAACACCGCATCCCCCGCACTGCCTCAATGGCGCTTTGCTGCGGGTCTCGGCTTGATTATTGTATTGATTCAAATTGCTCTCGGCGGTTGGGTTAGCTCCAATTATGCCGGTATTGCCTGCATCGGTTTCCCGCAATGCAATGGCCAATGGATCCCTGCGCTGCATTTTACCCAGGGCTTTAATCTGTTTTCCCCGGTTGGGGCAAATTATCAGGGCGGCGTTCTTGATAACGAGGTGCGGGTGACCATTCAAACCATCCATCGCCTCTGGGCATTGGTAACTGCGGTTTATGTGATTGGCCTGAGTGCAATGATGCTGGCCAGGGTTTCTTATAAAACGCTGCGGCTACTGGCCATTGCCGCGCTGGTGCTGGTCGCCGCCCAGTTCACTTTGGGCGTACTGAATGTCCTTTATCTTCTGCCGCTTGGTGTGGCTGTGTTACACAATGGGGTTGCTGCTTTGTTAATGGCAACAGTCTTCATGATGTTTTATCTGACAATGAGGGAACAACGCGATGCAGGCTAA
- the cyoE gene encoding heme o synthase: protein MQAKHELATPVDWRDYLELCKPRVVALMLLTVVVGMYLAAPGWIPLSTVLVSLAGIGLCAGSAAAINHLVDKRIDAIMARTKKRPVAHGRVSVAQAIYFAAVLGISGLVLLWLWVNTLTAVLTFITLIGYAGIYTGYLKRATPQNIVIGGLAGAAPPLLGWTAVTNQLDPQALLLVLIIFTWTPPHFWALAIYRFEEYQHAEIPMLPVTHGIAFTKLNVLLYTILLLVVSILPFAVGMSGFLYLAAALALGVRFLQWSLRLYRTDQGVIAMRTFRFSIVYLMLLFCFLLIDHYL from the coding sequence ATGCAGGCTAAGCATGAACTGGCAACACCGGTAGACTGGCGCGACTACCTTGAACTGTGCAAGCCGCGTGTCGTCGCCTTGATGTTGCTGACAGTCGTGGTTGGCATGTACCTGGCCGCACCCGGGTGGATTCCACTGTCGACGGTGCTGGTGTCTTTGGCAGGCATCGGGCTTTGTGCCGGCAGTGCGGCAGCCATTAATCACCTGGTGGATAAACGCATTGACGCCATTATGGCACGGACTAAAAAAAGACCGGTTGCCCACGGCCGTGTGTCGGTTGCTCAAGCCATTTATTTTGCTGCTGTGTTAGGCATCAGCGGGCTTGTTTTATTGTGGTTATGGGTCAACACGCTGACGGCGGTGTTAACCTTTATTACCCTCATTGGTTATGCGGGTATTTATACCGGTTATTTAAAGCGGGCAACACCGCAGAACATTGTCATCGGCGGTTTAGCTGGTGCAGCGCCGCCGTTACTGGGATGGACGGCGGTGACTAACCAGCTTGATCCTCAGGCCTTGTTGCTGGTTTTGATCATTTTCACCTGGACTCCTCCGCATTTTTGGGCCCTGGCGATTTACCGCTTTGAAGAATATCAACACGCGGAAATTCCCATGTTACCGGTAACGCATGGCATTGCGTTTACCAAATTAAACGTGCTGTTGTATACCATTTTATTGCTGGTTGTCAGTATTCTTCCGTTTGCAGTGGGCATGAGCGGATTTTTATATCTGGCAGCGGCATTGGCGCTGGGAGTTCGTTTTCTTCAGTGGTCGCTTCGTCTCTATCGAACCGACCAGGGCGTGATTGCCATGCGCACGTTCCGTTTTTCAATTGTATATTTAATGCTTTTGTTTTGTTTTTTATTGATTGACCATTATCTCTAG
- a CDS encoding SCO family protein, with amino-acid sequence MTAQKNRINLTVILLLALVALVTGFFVSQHLHKGKKIDVAQFHGTLLETPRGVNEFSLIGIDNQPFNNQSLKGQWTLVFFGFTSCGYLCPTTMAELAKMYRSLEEKGVKPLPRVVMISIDAERDDLQKLAGYVKSFDPHFYGARGEGKAIKKMTREMGIAYAKVAMPTSQDAQNYDVQHSGTVMLFNPEGELSAFFTTPHQALTLAKDYQLLVG; translated from the coding sequence ATGACGGCTCAGAAAAATCGAATTAATCTGACAGTGATTTTATTACTGGCTTTGGTTGCACTGGTAACCGGTTTTTTTGTTTCACAGCATTTACATAAAGGCAAAAAAATCGATGTCGCTCAATTTCATGGAACTCTGCTTGAAACGCCGCGCGGCGTAAATGAATTTTCCTTAATCGGCATCGATAATCAACCCTTTAATAATCAAAGCCTCAAAGGTCAGTGGACCCTGGTTTTCTTTGGCTTTACGAGCTGTGGTTATCTTTGCCCGACCACCATGGCGGAACTGGCAAAAATGTACCGGTCTCTGGAGGAAAAAGGGGTTAAACCCTTGCCGCGAGTGGTTATGATTTCAATTGATGCCGAGCGCGATGATCTGCAAAAGCTGGCGGGATACGTGAAATCCTTCGATCCGCATTTCTACGGTGCGCGGGGAGAGGGCAAGGCGATTAAAAAAATGACACGGGAAATGGGCATTGCCTATGCCAAAGTGGCCATGCCGACGAGCCAGGATGCGCAAAATTACGATGTACAGCACAGCGGTACTGTCATGTTGTTCAATCCTGAGGGGGAATTGAGCGCTTTCTTTACGACACCGCATCAGGCATTGACACTGGCCAAAGACTATCAGTTGTTGGTCGGTTAA